CAACCAAAATACCCCTATTCTATTAGTACACTGGATATGAGGATTCTGCTAATCTCTCTGGTATTTTTCCAAGCAAAAATTTCACTATTTTCAATTAAGCACTCTGTTAATTTTTACTAGATGGCGTTCAGAGGAGGATTTTACTGTGAGCAGTGAAGCCCCGATAGTTTATGTCAATAGAGGAACCAGTCACAGGCGCTGGACCAAGACATGCAGAGAAGGCATTTATTGTCTTCTCTTCGGCCAAAATCAGTGTCAGCAGTGCAAGCCACAGCAGCTCGCCAAGCAAAGCAGCCACCTCTGTGGACTTCTCCTGTGTCCTTACTGCAGGACAAGGCTTTTCTGGCCCTCCtctccctcagtgtcacagagTGCTGAACCTATGACCTAAATTTCAGCGTCATCATTTCTAATTCACTCTGGGGCATGGGAGGGGAGAAGGAAGCATCATGCACTGGGTTCCTGCTCCTGAGACTTCACAAAAGCAGGCCGTGTCTTCCAGGCATCTCGCTTACCTCAGGTAGAGGTTGTACAAAGGAACAGAAAGAAGCAGCAGACCAGCCTGCTTTACATAGCAGTATTTATTGCAGTGAGCAGCTGAGGGTGGTTGCACCAGCTCACATGTAACCAGAGATTTGACTCTGCCAGATTCCTGAGCATCCGCAGTCCCTGTCCTTGGAGGTGTGATCTGCTGTCCACCCCTCAGGGAAGGAAAGCTGACAGAGTAAATTAGGAAGGTTATGCAGAAAGCTGCTAAGGTACAATATTAATGCCAGAGGACAGAATGAAGTAGTGCAGAGGGAAGACGATATGTGGATAAAAGGATAAAAACACATGTacgttttatatatatatatatagctacCAATTGTCTCGAATAAACAAAATGCTGCCCCAATTTCAATTCATCCTTgaacaaattttcttttttttttaaatttcataatGTTTATagcattgttttctttttcttttaattgtttTTAGCTGTCTAGGTACTTCAAGCACAAATGCAAAAGCAACAGAGGAGAAGAGcatttgttttttggggttttttttgttctgctgGGTATTTTTAGTTTCACTAGGAGCTggttggggaaaaaagaaacaaaaccaaaaccaaaaaaccagaaaaaccaaGAGAATTCAAAGTCTTTTTTTACAGTCATGAAAAGCAGTACATAAATGTTGGGATCATCTAAAAGGACTCCTTAAACACACCTTTTGAGATTTATTTATTGTTGCTATACAGCAAATTTTATGACAGAGTAATCAGAAGAGTGTACCAGAAGCTGATTGCTCAGTGTTTGCACACTCCTATCTTTACAAATGATCCTACTGTGATGCATATTTAATGTGATTATACTACATGAAAATACTGAACTTTCCCATTAATTGGAACAGGAGGCAGGTGTTCTTCCTTCTTCACAGTGAGCATCCCAGGATCAGATCCATCACATTTACACACACTGTGACATTCTTCTTCCATAATCCTCCTGTATTTTGCAGAAGAGGATAAGAGATCTAGTGATGTTTCTAAAGCATGCAGTGGTTTTCTTGAAATTAATCCCTGTTTTCCCAATATTATTTGCTGGGGATTCAGGTGGAAAGAAATAAGACAGGGTCTTCTGGTGAAGCTCAAAATACAATAAAAGTTGTTTAAAGAGAGACTTTATTGATGAAAGGAAGTTAATGGAAGCTCAACAAGTGGGATAATCCCAGCCTTGGTGTTCCAGCTGGTTGGGACACAACAGAAGAAGATGCCAGTCCAGAtgctttccttccctccttcccaagCACAGCTTCTTTCTCCTGTGGGGTTTGGAGTGCTCCAAGCCAAGGAGCAGAGACCTTGCCACGGTCAGTACCTGCCAAAGAAGCGGTTGTAGGCCAGGGCAAACCCCACTTGGTCAGAGAGATAGTCACAGGGGGGGTAGTTCTCGCAGCGCTCGTGCATCTGCTCCATCGGGCTTTTGTAGTACTCCAGGTACCTGCAGGAGACACAGACACCGCTCTGCAGGTTCAGCCCAGGCACTGGGGGCTGCTCATACACCTGACACTGACAGGAAAGAAGTGATCCTCTGGAGCAATGCTCCCTGCAATCCTCCAGGGAGACCCAGCAGAGCACTGGTCATGCTGAGTTAAACGTCTGCTTGCACAGGGTTAGGCTGCTTGATCGATGCTGGGAAATATGGGGTTGAACCCAAATTAAATCGATTGCTCTTGAGGTTTTACCAGCAAAGTATACCACAGAAGCTGTAaggatttggcttttttttttttgtcttcaatTTCATTCCCCACCTAGGCAggagtttttttccctttgttatttatttaattatatatttattttattatttcctgcTTACCTTTATTTTTGCCCACTAGCCATTATTTTCCTTTAGCTTAAACACCTCTCTCTAACAATCCTCACTTCTGTTGTAGACAGGAGCATTATCTCCATGTagttttttctcttcatttttgcCAGGCTAAGAAAGTCCAAATATTTTCACTGTGCATCCAAAGTGTACAGTCTCAGCTGTACACTTTGGATATCATTCTCAATTCCTCTTCTATGTTTGGTTAATCTTTCCTGAAGACGGTATACACCACTACAGATATCTCACCAGTACCTCATGAATTTCTGTATTTGAAAGAGTAGCTTAATAACCTCTTCCAGAAAATGTATGAAGAACTTCCCTGCATTATCTGAAATTTCTCAAATAGCCTACTTTTTGGCACAAGTAAATACATGTTCTACAGCTTTAGAAAGAACAGACAATCTGATCGAGCCTTATTCCTGCAACAAAGCTGTTGTGGGAAACCAGAGGCAATGACCAAGGCTCTATGATTCTCATTATCCTAAAAATTGGTTCTGACGACCCTGTAGGTTGGAGCACCTTATAATCTGTACCCCGCTGTCTCCATAGCTAGCACAGTAGTGCTATCTTTCTCCCTGGGAGGAATACTAGAGTCCAGCTATGAGCCTTCAAATGGGTTTTAATGAATAAAAGAACCATTTTTCCATTACCGAATGTCTCCTACAGCCTTTCTCCTTCAATACATGAAGGTAATAATATAGATATACAACAAAATAATGCCTTGTCATGCCCTATGGCCTTCCCACCACTTCTTCAGAGCAGGTCCAGGGTCCAGCtctcagcccagctcctgagctgtTACCATTCATAAGGACTGgctctcttcttcctcttcacaAAGGCATTGGCAACTTCTTTGTTGATCTTGATGCCTGCCAAGAGAGAGCACATCAGGTTAGAGATGCAGCACTGAAACACACAGACCAGTCTGTGGAACTGATCCTCACTCGGGGTCACCAAATGTTGAATTCGCAGGCAACTCCAGCatgggaagagacaagaatcttgactccatgtttcagaaggctgatttattattttatgatatacattatgttaaaagaaaattatatattaaaactgcactaaagaatggaagaaaggttttcatcagaaggctggcaaggaaaaagaatggaaaagaatgataataaaatcttgtgactgaccagagtccaagacagctggactgtgattggccattaattaaaaacaatcacATGACACCagtcaaagatgcacctgttgcattccatagcagcagataatcattgtttacatttcatttctgaggcctcttggcttctcaggagaaaaatcctacttaaaggatttttcataaaatatgtctgtgacccCAGTCCAACCTCTGAAAAGCAGAATCTGCTTTCTTCACAAGCAAATGACTTCCACAAACCATCCTAGTGTTCCGTCCATCTCTCCCCATTCCACTGTCCACTCATAGCTCCCTCATCACTGCAGCCTTCATATCTCCATGAAGCAAGGGCTTTTTCTCTCATAAACTCAATTTCCTTATCACAGAACATAATCTGAGTCTGCAGCAAATGTGCAGGAGGCATAAAATATGAATAAGAACAAAATTAGGAGAATGGCACCCTCTCTCCCTGGCCTAGTTAATTTTAGAGTCCTGGCTTCCTTTCTGTGTCTGGACTCTGACTGAGAATGATGTGGGATAGCAACCACAAGACCTTAAAGCACCTCCAATGAGCCATGAGCAACAGGCAGCACACAGAAATAACAGTGCTCACATGTACAGAGCTCCGTGAAAGGTGAAGAGTATAAAATAGTGACAGTAAACATCACCCAGTGAGAAATTCACCCAAGATGTGTAAAGATTCCAACATTCAGGACCTGGAGAACATGAGAGATGTTTCAGCCATGAGAGCATTTGTCCCTGCTCTCCACTAACACGTTATGTCTGCAGATTTCTTCTTTGCTCCCTTGATTTGTCATTGTGCCAACACCGTGGTCCTGTGAAGGACCCCACAAACACCAGGCACAGCCacttcccagccccagccagagctcagcacagcccagcctcacTCCATGGGATGGTCCCACAACAGCagaggtgggcacaggtgctggcacagcagcaacacaggcagcagcacaccAATACACATTTCAGCATGGAAACTGCCAAATTGTTGCTgtctttgggggaaaaaagattctCAGATCTCTGCCTGTGGGGAGATGGTGGGTTTTGTCCCTTCCCTCATCATCATGGAGTGTTTGGCTGTGTTTCTCTTCGGAGGTGAGAGGTACCCCATCTCAAGCAAActgagctttagtttggatcaAAATATTGACTACACAGAAACTGCCAGTTAATGAATTGTCAGAAACTATCACCTTTCCCTGAATAGTCTTTacatctttttttcctctttcccaaTCTGTGTTTGTATTGGCTCACTGGAAAAATACCAGCTTTCATGCTTCTCAGCAGCAATGTTATCCTTTAAAGTGTGAGAAAGGAGAGACATGAGAGGAcaaaaaggattttccatacAGATTTCTGCCAGGATCAGCTTGCTGCCAAAGTTGTGAACAACCCAAGGTGTGcaaatcccagcatcccaggtGACCTGACAGGAGGGACTCGGGAGCAGCCAAGGAAGCCCCTCTCATTCAGGGTTTCCTTGTTGCAGGATTTGGCAGGGATGTCACAACCCATTGATGTGGGCAGCCTCTGCTCTCAGAGCGGCCTGGGGATGAGCAGACactctgggcagctctctgaGGGCAGGTCAgagcagggatgctctgccAACCACCTGCACACCGTGAGCAGTGCTGGccttgctgctgcaggggcactggctgccctcctgtcatctgctcacaccagaggggctCTGTTTGCTGCACATGCTCCTGCCCCTCAGGCACTGCAGAGTTTGGGAGTGAAAAGGGAAGAGTTAGAGAGGGACTCAGCATGGTTCTTGTTCAGCTCTTGAACATGTCAAAGTGGAGAAAGAAGGCAAGATGCAGGAGAATGAAGCTGAGCATCAGGCAAAATGATATACTCACTGTCAGCACTGAGAGATCCTGAGGGTTCTTTGGGATCTggaagacagacagacagacagacagaaaggAGTCTGCTTGTGAGTCCTTCTATGCTTGTGAGTCATCCTCCTCTGTAACTGAATCCCACCACTGACTGATCCTGCTCCCCCCACTTACATAGAAGCTCTGTTTCTCCCAAAATGGTTTTATTAACACCCATCATTTAGAAAGAGACTAAATGATAAACCAGTTGAAATCTTAAACATATTAAAAATGTTCAAATTCCCTGCTGCAATTCAATATGCAGCAGAGGTGGGGGTGAGTGACCAGTGGAAGAAGATGCCCAGCAAAAGATGGGGGTCTCTGCTGCCAAGCCCTCTCTCATCCATGACTCTCCAGCAGAGACCTGAAGCTGTGCAATGACTGGGGGTGATCTCCTccccccagagctctgtgtctCTCCCAGACTGGAGGGAGGCTGACAGCAagctgcagggctcagcagctctgagagcCTTCCTGGGAAGATGTCCCCTTACCTTTCTCACAACAGCAGAGTGCTGCCAGGGCCAGAGTCAGgatcagcagtgccagcagactCCTCATGTCTTCTTTGGCTGTGCTAGTCTCCCTAACCTCAGAGCTTTCCTGGAGGTTATTGAAGTTCTCCGGGGCTTGCTTTTGGGCAGCAGTTTATATCCTGTGATTTCTTGGAGAGATCAGGGGTCTGGCTTGTGTTCCTGTGTGTGTGCTCCAAAACAAAGCCCGTCCTTTGGGCTGGGAGATACCGAGTCCTGGCAGTCATTTTGGCATCCATCTCATGGCTCGGGGCATTTCCAGAAGATGTTATCTGAAGTTTTAAATGGGGTTGTTGAAGAAAAACAACTggatttaaaaaatcatttttcttACAAACTTGAAAGTCATTCTGTCATGCTGGAAAGCCAGGGGAGAGACCAGCACACACTGAAGTAGAGCAATTCTTTTCACGTGATGGGGCTCTCTCGTGTGGAGTTTCTCAAATGAGACTGAACACAATGGTGATCTTTTCTTCCACCCCACCTTGACTCATTTCCCTGAGGGTAAGGAAACCTGTAAATCAGTTTGCATAGGGTAAACACTGTAGTTTTTCAGACAGTTTCACAGTTACACCAAATAACTTTGTAGAGATGAGATTTTTATACTTTTAGGAACTTCGGAACTTAGTTTGAGGGAAGACCTTTCTATTTTCCTCCTGGAAATCTTCATAATTTAGAAGCCTTATCTTGGCTTCTTTTGGCTAAAAGTCAAATAGACATTTAGACTCCAAAACTGTTTTATTCTTCAGGACCTGATTGCTAAAGTTACTTGGTACAACAAGAGCCTTGCATGGGCTACGTGTCAATAACCCCACACTCCCCAAACTCACCACCCAAGTTACCAAAGCCTCATCCCACAAAGAGCATGGGAaccacagaatgacagaatatgctgggttggaagggactcacagGGATCATCAACTCTAGCTCCTGGCCTTACAGCATAACCAAGActcacaccctgtgcctgagggcATTGTTcaaactcttcttgagctctgtcaggctggtgatgtgaccacttccctggagagcctgttccagAGCTCAcacaccctctgggtgaaaaaccttttcttgATATCCAAACTCAATCTCCCCTGACACAGTTCCAGCTGTTCCCTTGGGTTCTATCACTGATCACCAGAGAGCGATCAGTGCCCCTTAGGAGGATGCTGAacactgcaatgaggtctcctcctggctgaacagaccaagtgaccaaGTTTGGgtagttttgtggtttttttaatcaAGTGTGCTCATTCTTTCTGGTAGCAGAGATATAATCTTCCTCCTCTTCATATGCAGTTCTCTTCAGATCCTTGTGCAGGGCTACAGAAGTAAAGTTTAAGAGGCTCCCAAGGAAAATCAGAGCCATTTAAGGGTTTTTCCAATTCTTAGAAACACTGTCTTTCAGCTTAGAGAATTTTCAGGATTAAAATAAACCCTAACTTTTGTCCCTGTTAACTTTTCTACAGTCAGGAAAGCTGAATATATATACTAATGACATCCAGCAAAAAGTCTTGTATATATAGTATTCCAGCAAAAGagttaaaaagtaaataaacatCTAAAAATATTAGGTATTCTAGCAAAGTTATGCTTCCAGATGAATACTTGAAATAATATAAACATATAAATGGACAATTCTAGTAACCCAAACAGCTTTATTTATCCTCCCATCCTTTCCCAAGCTTTCTAACCAGCATGTAGTCTCTTAAATCTGTTTGGTTGTTGCCTATGCTAAtgaaatcccacagaaatcTCAGGTGTTATTCATTATTTATACTGGTTAATTGGGGATTGGAAACACTGGGTATTTCTGGACACAGACCCAGACAGCACTAGACCTTGTCCCTTCTGTTGCGGTGGTGTCACTGCAGTGTCAAGTGAAACCCAGACATTGCAGACTTGTTGACTTTAGCATATGTGAGTTTGCTTCAGTTGGCAATCACAAGATTCACCTACTTGAGCACATAGAGAGCAAGTGTGTGTGAATATACCTAATCTgtacaggtttttttccttaaaattatttctctctCACTTTTTCCTCTGGACAAAACTTTAGCAACTGTCAGGGTGGAGTTTCCTATCAGAAGTGTTTTCAATAAATAAATCACATTCAGTTTCAAAGCTGGCAAACCTTGAAGCATATTTTGGAAGGAGATGCATGTTTCTAATGAGCCAGGTAGATTTGGCTCCAGACTTAATTTCACAGGTTAGTCAACACTGGGATACTTTGTACATCACAGACTTTGATTGCATGCCATGAATCTTTCCAGCTTCTATAATTTGCAGATGCCTGTGTAAGCCTGGAGATGTGAGTGCTGAAACCATCTGTGTTGAGCTGAGATGGAAGTTATGTCTCCCACACAAATCTCACCAAGGCatgtcccagctgctgtggctgctgtcaagCCCAGAGCAGCACGGAATTCTTGGACATGCCAGCACTGGTGCCTTTTGGCCTGGGGACAGGCCCTGGTGATGGTGAGCAGAATGCAGCCATA
This region of Zonotrichia albicollis isolate bZonAlb1 chromosome 4, bZonAlb1.hap1, whole genome shotgun sequence genomic DNA includes:
- the LOC102073565 gene encoding osteocalcin; translated protein: MRSLLALLILTLALAALCCCEKDPKEPSGSLSADSIKINKEVANAFVKRKKRASPYEWYLEYYKSPMEQMHERCENYPPCDYLSDQVGFALAYNRFFGRY